A genomic window from Paramormyrops kingsleyae isolate MSU_618 chromosome 23, PKINGS_0.4, whole genome shotgun sequence includes:
- the ptk2aa gene encoding protein tyrosine kinase 2aa isoform X1 translates to MPALSFHSTPLMYSEAYGCLSARQSKVACTCWPFLLKEYDRHLAPSKGMAAAYLDPNLNHALASGAKCRLSMGTERSPGAPDRVLKVFHYFESNNEPSTWASNIRHGDATDVRGIIQKIVDIHKVKCVSCFGLRLSHLQSGEVHWLHPDMGVSHVREKYELKHPQEEWRYELRIRYLPKGFLNQFIEDKPTLNYFYHQVKNDYMLEIADEVDQDIALKLGCLEIRRFFREMRGNALDKKSNYELLEKDVGLRRFFPKSLLDSVKAKTLRKLIQQTFKQFANLNDEQSVLKFFEVLTPVYRFDKECFKCALGLSWVISVELAIGPEEGISYLTDKGSTPTHLANFNQVQTIQYSSTEDKERKGMLQLNVAGASEPLTVTTPSLNTAENMADLIDGYCRLVNGSSQSFIARPQKEGERALPSIPKLANNEKRLEGIRTGVRAISVSESVTQTPPKASRTRRFVLPFVFCSHESPPKEEISGDETDDYAEIIDEEDTYTMPSKSYGLDEARDYEIQRERVELGRCIGEGQFGDVHQGIYMSPDNPSMSVAIKTCKNCTSDSVREKFLQEALTMRQFDHPHIVKLIGVITENPVWIIMELCTLGELRSFLQVRKYNLDLASLILFAYQLSAALAYLESKRFVHRDIAARNVLVYSTDCVKLGDFGLSRYMEDSSYYKASKGKLPIKWMAPESINFRRFTSASDVWMFGVCMWEILMYGVKPFQGVKNNDVIGRIENGERLAMPPNCPPTLYSLMTKCWAYDPSKRPRFSELKTQLCTILAEEKAQQEERIRMEMRRQVTVSWDSGGPDEAPPKPSRPGYPSPRSSEGFYPSPQHAGQHNHYQVSGYPAPHGMSPMPGGGYPPQASVLDPHDSWNHHRPQDVSMWSPNMEDGGPLDLRGMGQGLPPHLMEERLMMQQQQMEEDQRWLEQEERFLKPESRNSRGSIEREEGGLQGPAGNQHIYQPVGKPEHAAPPKKPPRPGAPSHLGSVASLNPVDSYNEGVKIQPQEISPPPTANLDRSNDKVYENVTGLVKAVIEMSSKIQPAPPEEYVPMVKEVGLALRTLLATVDETIPILPASTHREIEMAQKLLNSDLAELINKMKLAQQYVMTSLQQDYKKQMLTAAHALAVDAKNLLDVIDQARLKMISQPRPH, encoded by the exons GGTATCATCCAGAAGATCGTGGACATCCACAAGGTGAAGTGCGTGTCCTGCTTCGGCCTGCGCCTCAGTCACCTGCAGTCGGGGGAGGTGCACTGGCTCCACCCAGACATGGGCGTGTCTCACGTGAGGGAGAAGTATGAACTCAAGCACCCGCAGGAGGAGTGGAG GTATGAACTGCGCATACGCTATTTGCCAAAAGGCTTCCTGAACCAGTTCATCGAAGACAAACCAACCCTAAACTACTTCTACCATCAG GTAAAAAATGACTATATGTTGGAAATAGCAGACGAGGTCGATCAAGATATTGCACTTAAGTTGGGCTGCCTTGAGATCCG GAGGTTTTTTAGGGAGATGAGAGGGAACGCTCTGGATAAAAAGTCAAACTATGAGTTATTAGA GAAAGATGTGGGCTTGAGAAGATTCTTTCCCAAGAGTCTGCTGGACTCCGTTAAG GCAAAAACTCTGAGGAAGCTCATTCAGCAGACCTTCAAGCAGTTCGCCAACCTGAACGACGAGCAGAGTGTCCTCAAGTTCTTCGAGGTCCTGACACCGGTCTACAGATTCGATAAGGAGTGCTTTAAGTGCGCTCTAGGG CTGAGCTGGGTCATCTCTGTGGAGCTGGCCATCGGTCCAGAGGAGGGAATCAGCTACCTGACCGACAAAGGCTCCACG CCGACCCATCTGGCCAACTTCAACCAGGTGCAGACCATCCAGTACTCCAGCACAGAGGACAAGGAGCGCAAGGGGATGCTGCAGCTGAACGTGGCAGGAGCATCGGAG CCGCTCACAGTGACGACTCCGTCCCTGAACACAGCGGAGAACATGGCCGACCTCATAGACGGCTACTGCCGTCTGGTCAATGGGAGCTCCCAGTCCTTCATCGCCCGGCCGCAGAAAG AGGGGGAGAGAGCCTTACCCTCAATCCCAAA GCTCGCCAATAATGAGAAGCGACTGGAAGGGATTCGGACAGGCGTCCGTGCCATCTCCGTTTCCG agTCAGTGACTCAGACTCCACCTAAAGCCTCGAGAACCAGACGCTTTGTCCTCCCCTTCGTCTTCTGTTCCCATGAGTCTCCCCCCAAGG AGGAAATTAGTGGGGACG AGACGGACGACTATGCAGAAATCATAGACGAGGAGGATACCTACACCATGCCCTCCA AGAGCTATGGATTAGACGAAG CCAGGGACTACGAGATCCAGAGAGAGCGTGTGGAGCTGGGTCGCTGCATCGGAGAGGGCCAGTTTGGAGACGTCCATCAGGGGATCTACATGAGCCCA GATAACCCCTCCATGTCCGTGGCAATCAAGACCTGCAAGAACTGTACCTCAGACAGCGTCCGGGAGAAGTTCCTGCAAGAAGCCC TGACTATGCGCCAGTTTGACCACCCTCACATAGTGAAGCTGATTGGTGTCATCACAGAAAACCCGGTCTGGATCATCATGGAGCTCTGCACTCTGGGCGAG CTGCGGTCTTTCTTGCAAGTAAGGAAGTACAACCTGGACTTGGCCTCACTGATCCTGTTTGCCTACCAGCTCAGTGCTGCACTGGCTTACCTAGAAAGCAAGCGGTTTGTACATAG GGATATAGCTGCTAGGAACGTCCTGGTATACTCAACAGACTGTGTAAAGCTAGGGGACTTTGGTCTGTCCCGATACATGGAGGACAGCTCTTATTACAAAG CTTCTAAAGGGAAACTGCCAATTAAATGGATGGCTCCAGAATCTATTAACTTCAGACGCTTTACCTCAGCCAGCGATGTCTGGATGTTTG GCGTCTGCATGTGGGAGATCCTCATGTATGGGGTCAAGCCCTTCCAGGGGGTGAAGAACAACGATGTCATCGGCAGGATAGAGAACGGCGAGCGGCTGGCTATGCCTCCCAACTGCCCCCCTACGCTGTACAGCCTCATGACCAAGTGCTGGGCCTATGACCCCAGCAAGAGGCCCCGCTTCTCGGAGCTTAAAACCCAGCTCTG CACCATCTTGGCGGAGGAGAAGGCGCAGCAGGAGGAGCGCATCCGCATGGAGATGCGGCGTCAGGTCACTGTGTCGTGGGACTCCGGCGGACCCGACGAGGCCCCCCCCAAG CCCAGCAGGCCTGGATACCCCAGCCCCCGGTCCAGCGAGGGCTtctaccccagtcctcagcacgCCGGACAGCACAATCATTACCAG GTATCAGGGTACCCTGCTCCTCATGGCATGTCCCCCATGCCCGGCGGAGGGTACCCACCCCAGGCCTCGGTCCTGGATCCACACGACTCATGGAACCACCACCGGCCACAGGACGTCTCCATGTGGTCACCCAACATGGAG GATGGGGGGCCGCTGGATCTGCGGGGGATGGGCCAGGGTCTGCCCCCCCACCTGATGGAAGAGCGGCTGATGATGCAGCAACAACAGATGGAGGAGGATCAACGTtggctggagcaggaggagcgCTTCCTG AAGCCAGAGTCCAGGAACTCCAGGGGCAGCATTGAGCGCGAGGAGGGTGGTCTTCAGGGCCCG GCAGGGAACCAGCACATATACCAACCCGTAGGCAAACCAG AGCATGCAGCTCCCCCAAAGAAACCCCCCCGCCCGGGAGCACCGAGCCACCTGGGCAGCGTGGCCAGCCTCAACCCCGTGGACAGCTACAACGAAGGAGTCAAG ATCCAGCCCCAGGAGATCAGTCCTCCACCCACGGCTAACCTAGACCGCTCCAACGATAAGGTGTATGAGAATGTCACGGGGCTGGTGAAAGCAGTCATCGAGATGTCCAGCAAGATCCAACCTGCTCCTCCAGAAGAGTACGTGCCTATGGTGAAG GAGGTGGGGTTGGCACTGAGGACGCTGCTGGCCACTGTGGATGAGACCATACCCATACTCCCAGCCAGCACGCACAGAGAG ATTGAGATGGCTCAGAAGCTGCTGAACTCAGACCTGGCAGAGCTCATCAACAAGATGAAGCTGGCACAGCAGTACGTCATGACCAGCCTGCAGCAGGACTACAAGAAGCAGATGCTGACGGCCGCGCACGCCCTGGCCGTAGACGCCAAGAACCTGCTGGACGTCATCGACCAGGCGCGGCTCAAGATGATCAGTCAGCCTCGGCCACACTGA
- the ptk2aa gene encoding protein tyrosine kinase 2aa isoform X3 — protein MEGLYHDISRISYYTEYDRHLAPSKGMAAAYLDPNLNHALASGAKCRLSMGTERSPGAPDRVLKVFHYFESNNEPSTWASNIRHGDATDVRGIIQKIVDIHKVKCVSCFGLRLSHLQSGEVHWLHPDMGVSHVREKYELKHPQEEWRYELRIRYLPKGFLNQFIEDKPTLNYFYHQVKNDYMLEIADEVDQDIALKLGCLEIRRFFREMRGNALDKKSNYELLEKDVGLRRFFPKSLLDSVKAKTLRKLIQQTFKQFANLNDEQSVLKFFEVLTPVYRFDKECFKCALGLSWVISVELAIGPEEGISYLTDKGSTPTHLANFNQVQTIQYSSTEDKERKGMLQLNVAGASEPLTVTTPSLNTAENMADLIDGYCRLVNGSSQSFIARPQKEGERALPSIPKLANNEKRLEGIRTGVRAISVSESVTQTPPKASRTRRFVLPFVFCSHESPPKEEISGDETDDYAEIIDEEDTYTMPSKSYGLDEARDYEIQRERVELGRCIGEGQFGDVHQGIYMSPDNPSMSVAIKTCKNCTSDSVREKFLQEALTMRQFDHPHIVKLIGVITENPVWIIMELCTLGELRSFLQVRKYNLDLASLILFAYQLSAALAYLESKRFVHRDIAARNVLVYSTDCVKLGDFGLSRYMEDSSYYKASKGKLPIKWMAPESINFRRFTSASDVWMFGVCMWEILMYGVKPFQGVKNNDVIGRIENGERLAMPPNCPPTLYSLMTKCWAYDPSKRPRFSELKTQLCTILAEEKAQQEERIRMEMRRQVTVSWDSGGPDEAPPKPSRPGYPSPRSSEGFYPSPQHAGQHNHYQVSGYPAPHGMSPMPGGGYPPQASVLDPHDSWNHHRPQDVSMWSPNMEDGGPLDLRGMGQGLPPHLMEERLMMQQQQMEEDQRWLEQEERFLKPESRNSRGSIEREEGGLQGPAGNQHIYQPVGKPEHAAPPKKPPRPGAPSHLGSVASLNPVDSYNEGVKIQPQEISPPPTANLDRSNDKVYENVTGLVKAVIEMSSKIQPAPPEEYVPMVKEVGLALRTLLATVDETIPILPASTHREIEMAQKLLNSDLAELINKMKLAQQYVMTSLQQDYKKQMLTAAHALAVDAKNLLDVIDQARLKMISQPRPH, from the exons GGTATCATCCAGAAGATCGTGGACATCCACAAGGTGAAGTGCGTGTCCTGCTTCGGCCTGCGCCTCAGTCACCTGCAGTCGGGGGAGGTGCACTGGCTCCACCCAGACATGGGCGTGTCTCACGTGAGGGAGAAGTATGAACTCAAGCACCCGCAGGAGGAGTGGAG GTATGAACTGCGCATACGCTATTTGCCAAAAGGCTTCCTGAACCAGTTCATCGAAGACAAACCAACCCTAAACTACTTCTACCATCAG GTAAAAAATGACTATATGTTGGAAATAGCAGACGAGGTCGATCAAGATATTGCACTTAAGTTGGGCTGCCTTGAGATCCG GAGGTTTTTTAGGGAGATGAGAGGGAACGCTCTGGATAAAAAGTCAAACTATGAGTTATTAGA GAAAGATGTGGGCTTGAGAAGATTCTTTCCCAAGAGTCTGCTGGACTCCGTTAAG GCAAAAACTCTGAGGAAGCTCATTCAGCAGACCTTCAAGCAGTTCGCCAACCTGAACGACGAGCAGAGTGTCCTCAAGTTCTTCGAGGTCCTGACACCGGTCTACAGATTCGATAAGGAGTGCTTTAAGTGCGCTCTAGGG CTGAGCTGGGTCATCTCTGTGGAGCTGGCCATCGGTCCAGAGGAGGGAATCAGCTACCTGACCGACAAAGGCTCCACG CCGACCCATCTGGCCAACTTCAACCAGGTGCAGACCATCCAGTACTCCAGCACAGAGGACAAGGAGCGCAAGGGGATGCTGCAGCTGAACGTGGCAGGAGCATCGGAG CCGCTCACAGTGACGACTCCGTCCCTGAACACAGCGGAGAACATGGCCGACCTCATAGACGGCTACTGCCGTCTGGTCAATGGGAGCTCCCAGTCCTTCATCGCCCGGCCGCAGAAAG AGGGGGAGAGAGCCTTACCCTCAATCCCAAA GCTCGCCAATAATGAGAAGCGACTGGAAGGGATTCGGACAGGCGTCCGTGCCATCTCCGTTTCCG agTCAGTGACTCAGACTCCACCTAAAGCCTCGAGAACCAGACGCTTTGTCCTCCCCTTCGTCTTCTGTTCCCATGAGTCTCCCCCCAAGG AGGAAATTAGTGGGGACG AGACGGACGACTATGCAGAAATCATAGACGAGGAGGATACCTACACCATGCCCTCCA AGAGCTATGGATTAGACGAAG CCAGGGACTACGAGATCCAGAGAGAGCGTGTGGAGCTGGGTCGCTGCATCGGAGAGGGCCAGTTTGGAGACGTCCATCAGGGGATCTACATGAGCCCA GATAACCCCTCCATGTCCGTGGCAATCAAGACCTGCAAGAACTGTACCTCAGACAGCGTCCGGGAGAAGTTCCTGCAAGAAGCCC TGACTATGCGCCAGTTTGACCACCCTCACATAGTGAAGCTGATTGGTGTCATCACAGAAAACCCGGTCTGGATCATCATGGAGCTCTGCACTCTGGGCGAG CTGCGGTCTTTCTTGCAAGTAAGGAAGTACAACCTGGACTTGGCCTCACTGATCCTGTTTGCCTACCAGCTCAGTGCTGCACTGGCTTACCTAGAAAGCAAGCGGTTTGTACATAG GGATATAGCTGCTAGGAACGTCCTGGTATACTCAACAGACTGTGTAAAGCTAGGGGACTTTGGTCTGTCCCGATACATGGAGGACAGCTCTTATTACAAAG CTTCTAAAGGGAAACTGCCAATTAAATGGATGGCTCCAGAATCTATTAACTTCAGACGCTTTACCTCAGCCAGCGATGTCTGGATGTTTG GCGTCTGCATGTGGGAGATCCTCATGTATGGGGTCAAGCCCTTCCAGGGGGTGAAGAACAACGATGTCATCGGCAGGATAGAGAACGGCGAGCGGCTGGCTATGCCTCCCAACTGCCCCCCTACGCTGTACAGCCTCATGACCAAGTGCTGGGCCTATGACCCCAGCAAGAGGCCCCGCTTCTCGGAGCTTAAAACCCAGCTCTG CACCATCTTGGCGGAGGAGAAGGCGCAGCAGGAGGAGCGCATCCGCATGGAGATGCGGCGTCAGGTCACTGTGTCGTGGGACTCCGGCGGACCCGACGAGGCCCCCCCCAAG CCCAGCAGGCCTGGATACCCCAGCCCCCGGTCCAGCGAGGGCTtctaccccagtcctcagcacgCCGGACAGCACAATCATTACCAG GTATCAGGGTACCCTGCTCCTCATGGCATGTCCCCCATGCCCGGCGGAGGGTACCCACCCCAGGCCTCGGTCCTGGATCCACACGACTCATGGAACCACCACCGGCCACAGGACGTCTCCATGTGGTCACCCAACATGGAG GATGGGGGGCCGCTGGATCTGCGGGGGATGGGCCAGGGTCTGCCCCCCCACCTGATGGAAGAGCGGCTGATGATGCAGCAACAACAGATGGAGGAGGATCAACGTtggctggagcaggaggagcgCTTCCTG AAGCCAGAGTCCAGGAACTCCAGGGGCAGCATTGAGCGCGAGGAGGGTGGTCTTCAGGGCCCG GCAGGGAACCAGCACATATACCAACCCGTAGGCAAACCAG AGCATGCAGCTCCCCCAAAGAAACCCCCCCGCCCGGGAGCACCGAGCCACCTGGGCAGCGTGGCCAGCCTCAACCCCGTGGACAGCTACAACGAAGGAGTCAAG ATCCAGCCCCAGGAGATCAGTCCTCCACCCACGGCTAACCTAGACCGCTCCAACGATAAGGTGTATGAGAATGTCACGGGGCTGGTGAAAGCAGTCATCGAGATGTCCAGCAAGATCCAACCTGCTCCTCCAGAAGAGTACGTGCCTATGGTGAAG GAGGTGGGGTTGGCACTGAGGACGCTGCTGGCCACTGTGGATGAGACCATACCCATACTCCCAGCCAGCACGCACAGAGAG ATTGAGATGGCTCAGAAGCTGCTGAACTCAGACCTGGCAGAGCTCATCAACAAGATGAAGCTGGCACAGCAGTACGTCATGACCAGCCTGCAGCAGGACTACAAGAAGCAGATGCTGACGGCCGCGCACGCCCTGGCCGTAGACGCCAAGAACCTGCTGGACGTCATCGACCAGGCGCGGCTCAAGATGATCAGTCAGCCTCGGCCACACTGA
- the ptk2aa gene encoding protein tyrosine kinase 2aa isoform X10, with amino-acid sequence MGVSHVREKYELKHPQEEWRYELRIRYLPKGFLNQFIEDKPTLNYFYHQVKNDYMLEIADEVDQDIALKLGCLEIRRFFREMRGNALDKKSNYELLEKDVGLRRFFPKSLLDSVKAKTLRKLIQQTFKQFANLNDEQSVLKFFEVLTPVYRFDKECFKCALGLSWVISVELAIGPEEGISYLTDKGSTPTHLANFNQVQTIQYSSTEDKERKGMLQLNVAGASEPLTVTTPSLNTAENMADLIDGYCRLVNGSSQSFIARPQKEGERALPSIPKLANNEKRLEGIRTGVRAISVSESVTQTPPKASRTRRFVLPFVFCSHESPPKEEISGDETDDYAEIIDEEDTYTMPSKSYGLDEARDYEIQRERVELGRCIGEGQFGDVHQGIYMSPDNPSMSVAIKTCKNCTSDSVREKFLQEALTMRQFDHPHIVKLIGVITENPVWIIMELCTLGELRSFLQVRKYNLDLASLILFAYQLSAALAYLESKRFVHRDIAARNVLVYSTDCVKLGDFGLSRYMEDSSYYKASKGKLPIKWMAPESINFRRFTSASDVWMFGVCMWEILMYGVKPFQGVKNNDVIGRIENGERLAMPPNCPPTLYSLMTKCWAYDPSKRPRFSELKTQLCTILAEEKAQQEERIRMEMRRQVTVSWDSGGPDEAPPKPSRPGYPSPRSSEGFYPSPQHAGQHNHYQVSGYPAPHGMSPMPGGGYPPQASVLDPHDSWNHHRPQDVSMWSPNMEDGGPLDLRGMGQGLPPHLMEERLMMQQQQMEEDQRWLEQEERFLKPESRNSRGSIEREEGGLQGPAGNQHIYQPVGKPEHAAPPKKPPRPGAPSHLGSVASLNPVDSYNEGVKIQPQEISPPPTANLDRSNDKVYENVTGLVKAVIEMSSKIQPAPPEEYVPMVKEVGLALRTLLATVDETIPILPASTHREIEMAQKLLNSDLAELINKMKLAQQYVMTSLQQDYKKQMLTAAHALAVDAKNLLDVIDQARLKMISQPRPH; translated from the exons ATGGGCGTGTCTCACGTGAGGGAGAAGTATGAACTCAAGCACCCGCAGGAGGAGTGGAG GTATGAACTGCGCATACGCTATTTGCCAAAAGGCTTCCTGAACCAGTTCATCGAAGACAAACCAACCCTAAACTACTTCTACCATCAG GTAAAAAATGACTATATGTTGGAAATAGCAGACGAGGTCGATCAAGATATTGCACTTAAGTTGGGCTGCCTTGAGATCCG GAGGTTTTTTAGGGAGATGAGAGGGAACGCTCTGGATAAAAAGTCAAACTATGAGTTATTAGA GAAAGATGTGGGCTTGAGAAGATTCTTTCCCAAGAGTCTGCTGGACTCCGTTAAG GCAAAAACTCTGAGGAAGCTCATTCAGCAGACCTTCAAGCAGTTCGCCAACCTGAACGACGAGCAGAGTGTCCTCAAGTTCTTCGAGGTCCTGACACCGGTCTACAGATTCGATAAGGAGTGCTTTAAGTGCGCTCTAGGG CTGAGCTGGGTCATCTCTGTGGAGCTGGCCATCGGTCCAGAGGAGGGAATCAGCTACCTGACCGACAAAGGCTCCACG CCGACCCATCTGGCCAACTTCAACCAGGTGCAGACCATCCAGTACTCCAGCACAGAGGACAAGGAGCGCAAGGGGATGCTGCAGCTGAACGTGGCAGGAGCATCGGAG CCGCTCACAGTGACGACTCCGTCCCTGAACACAGCGGAGAACATGGCCGACCTCATAGACGGCTACTGCCGTCTGGTCAATGGGAGCTCCCAGTCCTTCATCGCCCGGCCGCAGAAAG AGGGGGAGAGAGCCTTACCCTCAATCCCAAA GCTCGCCAATAATGAGAAGCGACTGGAAGGGATTCGGACAGGCGTCCGTGCCATCTCCGTTTCCG agTCAGTGACTCAGACTCCACCTAAAGCCTCGAGAACCAGACGCTTTGTCCTCCCCTTCGTCTTCTGTTCCCATGAGTCTCCCCCCAAGG AGGAAATTAGTGGGGACG AGACGGACGACTATGCAGAAATCATAGACGAGGAGGATACCTACACCATGCCCTCCA AGAGCTATGGATTAGACGAAG CCAGGGACTACGAGATCCAGAGAGAGCGTGTGGAGCTGGGTCGCTGCATCGGAGAGGGCCAGTTTGGAGACGTCCATCAGGGGATCTACATGAGCCCA GATAACCCCTCCATGTCCGTGGCAATCAAGACCTGCAAGAACTGTACCTCAGACAGCGTCCGGGAGAAGTTCCTGCAAGAAGCCC TGACTATGCGCCAGTTTGACCACCCTCACATAGTGAAGCTGATTGGTGTCATCACAGAAAACCCGGTCTGGATCATCATGGAGCTCTGCACTCTGGGCGAG CTGCGGTCTTTCTTGCAAGTAAGGAAGTACAACCTGGACTTGGCCTCACTGATCCTGTTTGCCTACCAGCTCAGTGCTGCACTGGCTTACCTAGAAAGCAAGCGGTTTGTACATAG GGATATAGCTGCTAGGAACGTCCTGGTATACTCAACAGACTGTGTAAAGCTAGGGGACTTTGGTCTGTCCCGATACATGGAGGACAGCTCTTATTACAAAG CTTCTAAAGGGAAACTGCCAATTAAATGGATGGCTCCAGAATCTATTAACTTCAGACGCTTTACCTCAGCCAGCGATGTCTGGATGTTTG GCGTCTGCATGTGGGAGATCCTCATGTATGGGGTCAAGCCCTTCCAGGGGGTGAAGAACAACGATGTCATCGGCAGGATAGAGAACGGCGAGCGGCTGGCTATGCCTCCCAACTGCCCCCCTACGCTGTACAGCCTCATGACCAAGTGCTGGGCCTATGACCCCAGCAAGAGGCCCCGCTTCTCGGAGCTTAAAACCCAGCTCTG CACCATCTTGGCGGAGGAGAAGGCGCAGCAGGAGGAGCGCATCCGCATGGAGATGCGGCGTCAGGTCACTGTGTCGTGGGACTCCGGCGGACCCGACGAGGCCCCCCCCAAG CCCAGCAGGCCTGGATACCCCAGCCCCCGGTCCAGCGAGGGCTtctaccccagtcctcagcacgCCGGACAGCACAATCATTACCAG GTATCAGGGTACCCTGCTCCTCATGGCATGTCCCCCATGCCCGGCGGAGGGTACCCACCCCAGGCCTCGGTCCTGGATCCACACGACTCATGGAACCACCACCGGCCACAGGACGTCTCCATGTGGTCACCCAACATGGAG GATGGGGGGCCGCTGGATCTGCGGGGGATGGGCCAGGGTCTGCCCCCCCACCTGATGGAAGAGCGGCTGATGATGCAGCAACAACAGATGGAGGAGGATCAACGTtggctggagcaggaggagcgCTTCCTG AAGCCAGAGTCCAGGAACTCCAGGGGCAGCATTGAGCGCGAGGAGGGTGGTCTTCAGGGCCCG GCAGGGAACCAGCACATATACCAACCCGTAGGCAAACCAG AGCATGCAGCTCCCCCAAAGAAACCCCCCCGCCCGGGAGCACCGAGCCACCTGGGCAGCGTGGCCAGCCTCAACCCCGTGGACAGCTACAACGAAGGAGTCAAG ATCCAGCCCCAGGAGATCAGTCCTCCACCCACGGCTAACCTAGACCGCTCCAACGATAAGGTGTATGAGAATGTCACGGGGCTGGTGAAAGCAGTCATCGAGATGTCCAGCAAGATCCAACCTGCTCCTCCAGAAGAGTACGTGCCTATGGTGAAG GAGGTGGGGTTGGCACTGAGGACGCTGCTGGCCACTGTGGATGAGACCATACCCATACTCCCAGCCAGCACGCACAGAGAG ATTGAGATGGCTCAGAAGCTGCTGAACTCAGACCTGGCAGAGCTCATCAACAAGATGAAGCTGGCACAGCAGTACGTCATGACCAGCCTGCAGCAGGACTACAAGAAGCAGATGCTGACGGCCGCGCACGCCCTGGCCGTAGACGCCAAGAACCTGCTGGACGTCATCGACCAGGCGCGGCTCAAGATGATCAGTCAGCCTCGGCCACACTGA